DNA sequence from the Acidobacteriota bacterium genome:
GCCTTCATCCTGGTCGAGGGAATGCTGGCCCTTACCATCGCTCTGGTCGCTGCCGTGCCCTAAGGCCGGCAGCCAGAGGCGCTGCCTCTACTGCGACGCAGCCTGGTACAGCTCGATCTCGTAGCCGTCCGGATCGCGGAAGAACACGATCGTCGGCGGGTTGTCGCCGGGAATGGTGACCCACCGGAGCGTGGAACCAGCCGCCTCGGCCTTCTTCGCCAGAGCCTTCGCGTTCGCCGTGTTGACGATGATCCGGCCGTAGCTGCCCTTGCCCTCAGGGAGCGGATCGTCGTTGAAGTGCGCCAGAACGAGGGTCGCGCCACCGCCGGGCGGTGCCAGACCGATCTCGATCACGTCGTTCCCGTCGGACGGATACGTCCACACGCGCTTGAAGCCCAGCACTTCGCCGTAGTACTTCTCGGACCGCTCGAGGTCCGCCACGTTGATGGCCACCAGCGCCAACTCGGCGTCCGCCTTGTCGCCTCCCGCCATCACCGGGACACTCACGCACAACAGAACCGCAAACACCAAGACCCGAACGGTCCACTTCGACATCCCAAGCTCCTTCCGAGCATCAGACTCACTGTCAACAGAGGCCGGCGAGCATACCCCGCTCGATCTGCGTACCGTCACACTCCCCGTTAGCCTCCGGGTATGCGGCGTCAATACCACTTCATGCCCGACGAGAACGGCCAGAAGGCCTGGGACGTCCAGCGCCTCATCGAACTGAGCGCCGACTTACCCGTCGAAGAGGTGCCCCTGGCCGACATCGCCGAAATCGACCAGGTCTACTGGTTCGATCGCGACCACTTCCGACCGACGGTCCGGTCCGTAGTCGAGCACATGGCGCTGATCGAGGCGACGGACCTCGCGCACCCGATCATCCTGGGTATGGACGGCCGGGTGATGGACGGAATGCACCGCATAGCCAAGGCGCTCGTCCAGGGCCGCACGACGATCGCCGCGAAGCGCTTCGCGGTCGATCCGGAGCCCGACCACCGGAACTGCCACCCGGCCGATCTCGACTACTCAACCTAGATAACCCGCACCCGACCAAGACCGGAACGCTGGTGGCGGGGACCGTGCCGCCCGGGACTACGCTCCAGACGTGCTTCTAGCCAGGCAAGCCGTTAAGCCATCGTTCGGTATCGGCCGGACGCCTCATTCGGATCACTGCGAGGTGGGCCTGCTCCGGTTCCTCGAATAGCCGGCGTAGCGAGCGCCGGCGCCGCCAGTGGGACTTGAACGCCCAGAGAAGAATCGAGTCGTGGCTGAATGCGCGCCACACGGTTTCCCGGTTGCCCGCCCAGAGCGTCTTACCGCCCAACGTCCTTTGAAGCGTCCGACGGAACAGCCGCCAGAGGATCAAGCTGAAGGAGTAGTCCAGCCACACGATGGCGGTTGCCCTCGGCCAGATCAGATCCCGGGCGGCGCTGTAGTTGCCGTCGACAACCCAGATGCCGCCCTCAACTGCTCCCGCCACTCGGGACCGGAACAGGGAAACATCCGTGTCCATCAGACCTACCCAGTTGGGCTGCCAGTTGATGGCGTCCAACTCCACACACGGCGCTCCGAGAGCGCTTGCGAGCCGCACCGCCACGGTGCTCTTGCCTGAGCCGGTCGTACCCACGACAACCGTGCGCTTCAGGTTGGACCGGTCGACGCGAGGGGACTCGCGACGGGATCCCTGAGTCACCTGCCGCCGCCAAGGCCGGCGGTCATCTCACGGAGCCTCAACACGGTTCTCCAGTTCCGCACGGTCATGATCGTCGAGAGCCGCGACTCGAAGTACTGCGTGGTGAGTCGCGTGCGCGCAAGACCTTGAGGGCAGTACACGTACACCTCTCGGCCAATCACCGCGTACTCGTCGGGAGGCGAGCGCTGAGGATCGAGCGCGTCGGCGGCCGCAGCTTCCGGCTGCTCCCCCAAGAACCCGACGTGCAGCTTCTCGGTGTCGGCTCCGTCCCGCACGAACGGGTTCTCCCGCACGATCGCGGCAAGCTCTCCACTCGTTCGGGTCAGCACTGGCACCCGGTACCCGAAGCGCTTCGCGATCGCCGCACCGATGATGTCGGGCACGAGGTGGGCCAACTCCGGACCTGCCCTGAAAACGACGTTGCCGCTCTGGATGTAGGTTCGGACATCGTCGCAGCCCGACTCCACGAACATCGCGGCCAAATCGCCCATGAGCAGCTTGTTCTTGCCGCCGACGTTGATGCCTCGCAGCAGGGCAACGTGAGTGTTCTCCGTCATCCCTTCGCCGGGCGGCCGACCTGGGCCGTCGCTACTCCAGCGGATTCGCGGCGATGAACTCGTTGATGATTCCCGCCAGCTCCTCGCCGTGCGTCTCCTGGATGAAGTGGCCCGCGCCTTCGACCTTGACATGCGGCTGGCCCTGGGCGCCGGGCACCCGCCTCTGGAAGGGAACCTCGCCGCCGCGCGTGATCGGGTCGCTGTCGCCGTAGGCCGTCAGGAAGGGCTTCTCCCAGCTCTCGAACACCTCCCAGGCCTTGCGGTTGGCCTCGTTGGCCGGATCGTCGGCAAAGACCGGCACCCGCTGCGGCATGATCAGCGCCCCGGCCTTGTAGGCAGGCTCGGGGAACGGCGCGTCGTAGGCGGCCGCGATCGACGGGTCGCCCGTGTTGGTCGCGAGCAAGCGGCCCGTCGGAATGTCGCCAGCGTCGATCATCGCCTGGTTCCGGCGCTTCCAGCGAATGAAGGCGCTGTTCTCCGGGAAGTCCTCCGGGCCGGCCGCCCTGCCGACCGGCAGACCGGCGTTTGAGAGGACGACCCGCGCGAAGCGCTCCTCGTTCTCGGCCACGACCCGAAGGCCGATCAGGCTTCCCCAGTCCTGGCCGAAGAAGGTCGCCTGCTGCAGATCGAGCGCCTCGACCAGCTTGGTCATCGCGTCGACGTGGAACTTGTACGTGTGGGTGTCCATGCTCGCCGGCTTGTCCGAGCGCCCGAAGCCGATCAGGTCGGGCACGATGCAGCGATGGCCCGCTTCGACGAGGACGGGGATCATCTTCCGGAACAGGTACGCCCAAGTCGGCTCGCCGTGGATCAGAAGAATCACTTCGCCGTCGGCCGGCCCCTCGTCCAGGTAGTGGACGCGGTAACCATCGATCTCCAGGTAGTGCGGCTCGAAGTCGAACCCAGGCAGGTTCTCGAAGCGATCGTCCGGAGTTCGGTACACGCCCGGCCGAATCTCCTCGGCAGGGGCTGGCGCCGCCATCGTCGCGAGGGCCAGGGCGATGGCGCCGAGGCTCGCCGTCGTCACCAGTTTCCGCCGTGATCTGTTCATCGGGTCCTCCGTTCTGTCATGCGCAGGCTGTGGGGAAGGCGCCCGACTCTATCGGGCAGGCGCGATGCACTATCCTCTCTCCGCCCCCACGAACGGAGTAGGCCCAGATGACTCAGAACGGAACCGTTGTACGCCTCTCCGGCGTCCGCAAGACGTTCGGCACCCACACGGCGGTCGATGACTTCGACCTTGCGATCGAGCCCGGCACCATCTACGGCCTGCTCGGGCCCAACGGCTCGGGCAAGACGACCACCATCCGCATGATGATGGGCATCCTCCTCCCCGACAGCGGTGCCGTGGAGCTCTTCGGCGGCGCCCCCGACTTCACCCGGCGCAGCCGCGTCGGCTACCTGCCCGAGGAGCGCGGCGTCTACGAGAAGATGAAGGTCCTCGACCAGCTCGTCTTCTTCGGCGAGATCCGCGGGGTCGCGCGGTCCCTCGCCCGCACCCGCGCCGAGGAATGGCTCGAGCGTCTGGGGCTCAGCGAATGGGCGTCCAAGAAGGTCCAGGCTCTGTCGAAGGGGATGCAACAGAAGGTGCAGTTCATCTCCACCGTGCTCCACGATCCGGAGCTGCTGATCTTGGACGAGCCCTTCAGCGGCCTCGATCCGATCAACCAGGACGTGCTGGAGGAGATCGTCCTCGAGGAGAAGGAGCGCGGCAAGACGATCCTCTTCTCGACCCACCTCATGGAGCAGGCGGAGCGGCTCTGCGAGCGGGTCTGCCTCATCTCGCGGGCCCGCAAGGTGCTCGACGACGACCTGAAGGAGCTGAAGCGGCGCGAGCGCTCGGGCGTCGTGGCAGTGGAGTTCGAAGGCGAAGCTCCCCCGGTCGCCACCTGGCCCGGCGTCTCGGACGTCGAAGAGGCCGGCGACGCGCTCCACCTGACGCCGCAAGACGGTGTGCTCCCAGACGAGATTCTGGCCCAGGTCGTGGCGGAAGGAGTCAGCCTGCGCAGGTTCGAGTTACTCGAACCGCGGCTGCACGAGATCTTCGTCCGACACGCCGGTGAACCAGCCGAAGACGATGCCCCTTCACAGACGGGAGGTGCGTCATGAAGCAGGTCTGGTCGGTGATCCGCCGCGAGTACGTGGAACGCGTCAAGACGAGGGCGTTCATCCTCTCGACCCTGGGCATGCCGCTGCTCATCATCGGCATCATGGCGGTGGTCGGTTTCGTGGCGGTCCTCTCAGAGCAGTCGGAGCGGCAGATCGCCCTGATCGACTTGAATGGACAACTCGGCGAACGCGTCCAGCAAGCCCTGGATCGGGCGGGCTACGACGTGGAACTCGCGGCGCTCGGGACCGGCACCGAAGAGCTCGACCAGCAGGTGCTGGACGAGGAACTCGAGGCATACATCGTTCTCGACGACACGACGGCCAGCGAAGCCGTCTTCGCCTACCGGTCGAAGGAACCGCCGGGCGGAGTGCGCAGCCAGTTGATGCGCGCGGCCATCGTCGAGGAGATCGTCGACCTGCGTCTCGGTCAGCTCGAGGACGGCGAATCGGTGCGGCGGCTCTTCGAGGGCGGCTCGCTGGAGTACGAACCGGTGGGCCTCGACGAGGAGGAAGCGGAGGAAGCCGAGGCCGAACGGATCACCGGGATGATCACCGGCATCGCGGGCGGCATCATCCTCTACATCATGATGCTCGCCTACGGCGCCCAGACGCTGCAGTCGGTCCTCGAAGAGAAGCAGAGCCGGGTCGTCGAACTGGTGATCTCGTCGCTGCGACCCTGGCAGCTCATGCTGGGCAAGATCGTGGGGGTCGGAGCCGTCGGGCTCACCCAGGTGGCGATCTGGATCGGCTGCGTGGCTCTGTTGGCCAGCCTTGCCTTGCCGACCTTGATCGCTGCCGCCTCGGATTTTGAAGAGCTGGCTCAGTTCCGGCAGTACCTGCCGGGCCCCGGCGCCGTCCTGCTGCTTGTCGTCTTCTTCCTGCTCGGCTACTTCCTCTACTCGAGCCTGTTCGCCGCGGTCGGCGCCATGTGCAGGAACCTGCAGGAAGCGGGACAAACCCAGGCGCCCCTCATCTTCCTGATCATCATTCCGTTCATGCTTCAGATGATGACGTTCCAGGGAAACAGCATGCAGTGGATGAACTGGGTGGCCCTGTTCCCCTTCTTCAGCCCGATCATGATGTACCCCCGAGCCGTCATGGGGGACGTACCCGCCTGGATGGTCGCCGTGTCGATCGTGCTGATGGCGCTGACCGTCTGGGGCTCCGCCTGGGTAGCGGGCAGGATCTACAAGGTCGGCATCCTCAGTCAGGGCAGCCGGCCCAGCCCGCGGGAGCTGATCAGGTGGATCCGGGAGGCCTAGCAGCCGCTACACGCCGTCATCACCCATCAGAATCGGCGGCATCGGGCAACTGATCGACGCCGACACGGCGCGCAGCAACTCCGCTTCCTCGACGGTGACCTGCCGATCGGCGGTGATGCAGGCGACCGCCGCTTCGAGCACGCTTTTCTTCACCATGGGCGCGGCGCGGTCTAGTTCCGCCAGGGCCGCATCGAGTTCGGCGAAACCGCACTCCTCGTGCCCGCGAAGACGCGTCTCCGGAAGGGTGAGCACCTGCCATGCCCGTCCGAATGCGTGCGCGGCCGCGTGAGGGTCGCGGTTCCCCACGTAGGCCAGCACTGACAACAGCACCGCCAATGGGGACTGCACCGCCCTCAGGGAACGGTGCCGCACCCGCTCCGGACCCGACCTGCCGAAGCGACCCTGCATGTC
Encoded proteins:
- a CDS encoding VOC family protein → MSKWTVRVLVFAVLLCVSVPVMAGGDKADAELALVAINVADLERSEKYYGEVLGFKRVWTYPSDGNDVIEIGLAPPGGGATLVLAHFNDDPLPEGKGSYGRIIVNTANAKALAKKAEAAGSTLRWVTIPGDNPPTIVFFRDPDGYEIELYQAASQ
- a CDS encoding adenylate kinase, with product MELDAINWQPNWVGLMDTDVSLFRSRVAGAVEGGIWVVDGNYSAARDLIWPRATAIVWLDYSFSLILWRLFRRTLQRTLGGKTLWAGNRETVWRAFSHDSILLWAFKSHWRRRRSLRRLFEEPEQAHLAVIRMRRPADTERWLNGLPG
- a CDS encoding DUF1697 domain-containing protein — protein: MTENTHVALLRGINVGGKNKLLMGDLAAMFVESGCDDVRTYIQSGNVVFRAGPELAHLVPDIIGAAIAKRFGYRVPVLTRTSGELAAIVRENPFVRDGADTEKLHVGFLGEQPEAAAADALDPQRSPPDEYAVIGREVYVYCPQGLARTRLTTQYFESRLSTIMTVRNWRTVLRLREMTAGLGGGR
- a CDS encoding haloalkane dehalogenase; this translates as MNRSRRKLVTTASLGAIALALATMAAPAPAEEIRPGVYRTPDDRFENLPGFDFEPHYLEIDGYRVHYLDEGPADGEVILLIHGEPTWAYLFRKMIPVLVEAGHRCIVPDLIGFGRSDKPASMDTHTYKFHVDAMTKLVEALDLQQATFFGQDWGSLIGLRVVAENEERFARVVLSNAGLPVGRAAGPEDFPENSAFIRWKRRNQAMIDAGDIPTGRLLATNTGDPSIAAAYDAPFPEPAYKAGALIMPQRVPVFADDPANEANRKAWEVFESWEKPFLTAYGDSDPITRGGEVPFQRRVPGAQGQPHVKVEGAGHFIQETHGEELAGIINEFIAANPLE
- a CDS encoding ATP-binding cassette domain-containing protein, producing MTQNGTVVRLSGVRKTFGTHTAVDDFDLAIEPGTIYGLLGPNGSGKTTTIRMMMGILLPDSGAVELFGGAPDFTRRSRVGYLPEERGVYEKMKVLDQLVFFGEIRGVARSLARTRAEEWLERLGLSEWASKKVQALSKGMQQKVQFISTVLHDPELLILDEPFSGLDPINQDVLEEIVLEEKERGKTILFSTHLMEQAERLCERVCLISRARKVLDDDLKELKRRERSGVVAVEFEGEAPPVATWPGVSDVEEAGDALHLTPQDGVLPDEILAQVVAEGVSLRRFELLEPRLHEIFVRHAGEPAEDDAPSQTGGAS
- a CDS encoding ABC transporter permease — encoded protein: MKQVWSVIRREYVERVKTRAFILSTLGMPLLIIGIMAVVGFVAVLSEQSERQIALIDLNGQLGERVQQALDRAGYDVELAALGTGTEELDQQVLDEELEAYIVLDDTTASEAVFAYRSKEPPGGVRSQLMRAAIVEEIVDLRLGQLEDGESVRRLFEGGSLEYEPVGLDEEEAEEAEAERITGMITGIAGGIILYIMMLAYGAQTLQSVLEEKQSRVVELVISSLRPWQLMLGKIVGVGAVGLTQVAIWIGCVALLASLALPTLIAAASDFEELAQFRQYLPGPGAVLLLVVFFLLGYFLYSSLFAAVGAMCRNLQEAGQTQAPLIFLIIIPFMLQMMTFQGNSMQWMNWVALFPFFSPIMMYPRAVMGDVPAWMVAVSIVLMALTVWGSAWVAGRIYKVGILSQGSRPSPRELIRWIREA